Below is a genomic region from Marinobacter salarius.
GAGTTCACAGGGTGTCTATGTCAGGCAATTCGCAGAAATCACGTCTTAAAGACCTCATTGCACGAGGCAAGGAACAAGGTTACCTGACTTACGCCGAGGTAAACGACCACCTCCCGGAAGACATTGCTGACCCGGACCAGGTCGAAGACATCATTCGCATGATCAACGACATGGGCATCCAAGTGTCTGAAGTGGCACCGGACGCAGACACGCTGCTGATGACCGACGGCGACTCCACCGCTGACGAAGCTGCGGCCGCTGAAGCCGCTGCGGCACTCGCAGCCGTGGAATCCGACGCTGGCCGCACCACGGACCCGGTCCGCATGTACATGCGCGAAATGGGCACCGTGGAGCTGCTGACTCGCGAAGGCGAAATTGTCATTGCCAAGCGCATCGAGGAAGGTATCCGTGATGTCATGGCCGCCGTGGCCCACTTTCCCGGCATCACCGGTACCGTTATCCAGGCCTACGACCGCATCATCGAGAACGAAGGCCGCCTCAGCGACATCGTCTCCGGCTTCCTCGACCCCGACGGCGCCGAGCCGTTCATGGAGGAAGACACTACCCCGGACACGTCCAGCACCTCGGACGATTCATCCGACGACGATGACGATGACGACAGCGAAGAAGAAACCGAAAGCGGTCCGGATCCGGAAGAAACCCGTCTGCGTTTTGAGCTGCTGAAAGAAAAGCTCGATGCCGCCGACGCAAGCCTGGCCAAACACGGCCGCGGCCACAAGAAAACCCAGGAAGCCCTGAACGAATTGGGCCAGGTATTTGCCCCGTTCAAGCTGGGCAACAAGGCGTTTGACGAACTGGTGAACGTCGTTCGCTCCACCAACGATCTGGTGCGGGAGAACGAGCGGGCGATCATGAAAATCTGCGTACGCGAGTGCAAGATGCCGCGTAAGGATTTCATCAAGTCGTTCCCCGGTAACGAAACCAGCCTGGACTGGGCCGAGAAGATGTCCAAGGGCAAAAAGCCCTATGCACCTCTGATTGCTGAGCGCATCGACGAAATTGTCCGCCTGCAGAAGCGCATTGCCAATATCCAGACCGAAGTGGACCTGGACGTTTCCGACATCAAGGAAATCAACCGCCGCGTTTCCATCGGCGAAGCCAAGGCCCGCCGTGCCAAGAAGGAAATGGTGGAAGCCAACCTGCGTCTGGTTATCTCCATTGCCAAGAAGTACACCAACCGCGGCCTGCAGTTCCTCGATCTGATTCAGGAAGGCAACATCGGCCTGATGAAGGCGGTCGACAAATTCGAGTATCGCCGTGGCTACAAGTTCTCCACCTACGCCACATGGTGGATTCGTCAGGCCATCACCCGCTCCATCGCGGACCAGGCCCGCACCATCCGTATTCCGGTGCACATGATCGAAACCATCAACAAACTCAACCGCATCTCCCGTCAGATGCTGCAGGAGATGGGCCGCGAGCCCACGCCGGAAGAGTTGGGCGAGCGCATGGAAATGCCCGAGGACAAGATCCGCAAGGTACTGAAGATCGCCAAGGAACCGATCTCCATGGAAACCCCGATCGGTGATGACGAAGACAGCCACCTGGGCGACTTCATTGAAGATATCCAGGCCCTGTCACCTGTTGACTCCGCTACCGCTGAAGGCCTCCGCGAAGCTACCCGCTCCGTGCTCTCCGGCCTGACCGCGCGCGAGTCCAAGGTGCTGCGCATGCGCTTCGGTATCGAAATGAACACCGACCACACCCTGGAAGAAGTGGGCAAACAGTTTGACGTAACCCGCGAGCGAATCCGCCAGATCGAAGCCAAGGCCCTGCGCAAACTGCGCCATCCTTCCCGCTCCGATCACCTGCGCGGCTTCATTGACGATCAGGGCAACGGATAACACCACAACAGTAGCGGGCGCCATCCCTCACCGGTATAATGGCGCCCGCTTTGTTGCTCCCGCCCGGAAGCGACACCCCAAAAGCAAACCTTTAAGCAGCATCCGCTGAAAAAGGGCCTATAGCTCAGTTGGTTAGAGCAGAGGACTCATAATCCTTTGGTCCCTGGTTCGAGTCCAGGTGGGCCCACCATTTCCCCAGTTTTACCTTCAGATAAGCCTCTGCCCATTACTCACCTTGTGATCCGTGCTTACCAGGGTTATCGCCCCCTCATCATTCTTGATCCCAGTCACCAGGCACTCGGA
It encodes:
- the rpoD gene encoding RNA polymerase sigma factor RpoD — translated: MSGNSQKSRLKDLIARGKEQGYLTYAEVNDHLPEDIADPDQVEDIIRMINDMGIQVSEVAPDADTLLMTDGDSTADEAAAAEAAAALAAVESDAGRTTDPVRMYMREMGTVELLTREGEIVIAKRIEEGIRDVMAAVAHFPGITGTVIQAYDRIIENEGRLSDIVSGFLDPDGAEPFMEEDTTPDTSSTSDDSSDDDDDDDSEEETESGPDPEETRLRFELLKEKLDAADASLAKHGRGHKKTQEALNELGQVFAPFKLGNKAFDELVNVVRSTNDLVRENERAIMKICVRECKMPRKDFIKSFPGNETSLDWAEKMSKGKKPYAPLIAERIDEIVRLQKRIANIQTEVDLDVSDIKEINRRVSIGEAKARRAKKEMVEANLRLVISIAKKYTNRGLQFLDLIQEGNIGLMKAVDKFEYRRGYKFSTYATWWIRQAITRSIADQARTIRIPVHMIETINKLNRISRQMLQEMGREPTPEELGERMEMPEDKIRKVLKIAKEPISMETPIGDDEDSHLGDFIEDIQALSPVDSATAEGLREATRSVLSGLTARESKVLRMRFGIEMNTDHTLEEVGKQFDVTRERIRQIEAKALRKLRHPSRSDHLRGFIDDQGNG